TGTAGACGTGGCAATGGTGGCTCCCAAAAGCCCTGGCCATCTGGTTCGCCGCGTATTTACGGAAGGCGGCGGCGTGCCCGGTCTGGTCGCGATTCATCAAGATGCAACCGGCAAGGCGAAAGAATTGGCTCTCGCTTATGCAAAAGGAATCGGCTGTACTCGTGCGGGTGTATTTGAAACGTCCTTCCGTGAAGAGACAGAAACCGACCTGTTCGGTGAGCAGGCAGTTCTCTGCGGCGGCGCTTCCGAGTTGGTAAAAGCCGGTTTTGAAACGCTTGTAGAAGCTGGTTATTCGCCTGAAATCGCATATTTTGAATGCTTGCATGAACTGAAACTGATTGTTGACCTGATGTATGAAGGTGGCTTGGCCCGTATGCGCTATTCGATTTCCGACACTGCTGAGTTCGGCGATTATGTAACGGGCCCTCGTATCGTGACGGAAGAAACCAGAAAAGAAATGAAACGGGTTCTGGAAGAAATTCAACGCGGTGAATTTGCGAAAAAATGGATTCTTGAAAACCAGGCAGGCCGTCCGACATACAACGCGATTAAGCGTCGGGAAGCGGAACATCAAATTGAGCAAGTCGGCTCTCGTCTGCGTGAAATGATGAGCTGGATCAATCGTTAAATGGGAAGTATTATCGGTTCCACTGATCCTGTCAGGTTTTTGTCTGACGGGATCCGTAGAATCGTGCATTCATCAAATTATTCATGGGAGGGAGAACTATGCGCAAAATTGAAGTGTTTGACACTACGTTGCGAGATGGAGAGCAGTCACCGGGTGTGAACCTGAATCTTGAAGAAAAATTGGAGATTGCCCGGCAGCTAGCTCGCCTGGGTGTCAATATCATCGAGGCAGGATTTGCGGCTTCCTCCAAAGGGGATTTTGAATCCGTCCAACGGATTGCAAATGAAATTCGCGGTGTTACGGTTTGTTCATTGTCCCGTTCTGTAAAATTTGATATCGAGCAGTCGTATGAAGCGTTAAAAGGGGCAGACAACCCGCGGATACACGTTTTTCTGGCCACATCGCCGATTCATATGCAGCATAAACTGCGCATGACCCCGGAACAGGTATTGGAACAGATTGATTCGGCTGTTCGTCTGGCTAAAGGGTTCGTGTCCGATGTGGAATTCTCTGCAGAGGATGGCGGTCGAAGCGACCTCGACTTCCTGGTCAAAGTGGCGGAAGTCGCAGCAAAAGCGGGTGCCACTGTACTGAACATTCCGGATACGGTAGGCTACCTGACTCCTTCCGAGTATGCCCATATTTTCCGCTATGTGCGCGAGAATGCCAAAGGTGCTGACAAAATCAAATTGTCTGCTCATTGTCACGACGATCTGGGAATGGCAACCGCGAACACGTTGGCTGCCATTGCGGCAGGAATTGACCAGATTGAAGGAACGATCAACGGGATTGGGGAACGTGCCGGTAACGTAGCGATTGAGGAAGTTGCGTTGGCATTGTACACTCGTCCGCAATTTTACCAAGCCGCGACTGGGCTGGAACTGGCGGAAATCGCGCGGACCAGCCGCATGGTTTCCAAGTTGACCGGTATGGTTGTACAGCCGAACAAGGCGATTATCGGGGCGAACGCGTTTGCGCATGAATCGGGCATTCATCAAGACGGTGTCCTGAAAGAAAAAAGCACTTATGAAATTATCCGTCCGGAAATTGTAGGAATGGGCGATTCCAAACTGGTATTGGGGAAACTCTCCGGCCGTCACGCATTCAAGGATCATCTCGTTTCACTCGGGTATGAACTGGAAGGCGATGCTTTGAATACAGCATTCCGTAAATTCAAGGATCTGTGTGACCGCAAAAAATACGTTACGGACGAAGATATACTGGCTTTACTGAACGATGTAGAAACGGATACATCGAAACTGGCTTACCGTTTTGAGTTTATGCAGGTTTCATGCGGTACACAGGGTGTGCCGACAGCGACGATCGGTCTTGTTGATGACGAAAAAGGGCTTTTGCAGGAAGCGGCTGTCGGGAATGGTTCGGTTGACGCCATTTACCGCGCCATTGATCGTATCACGAATGAAGAGGTAGAACTGCTTCAGTATCAGATCGATTCGGTGACTGGCGGACAAGACGCATTGGGTGAAGTACGTGTACAGATTCGTCAAGACGACATTGTCGCAAATGGTCGAGCGGTTTCAACCGACGTCCTGGAAGCGAGTGCAAGAGCTTATCTGGATGCCATCAATCGTATGATCACGAAACGGATGGACACTCACGGCAAGGAATACAGACGTAGACAAGAGAAGGTGGATTTGCATGTCTAAAAAAATTGCTCTTCTGCCTGGTGACGGAATTGGTCCGGAAATTGTGGCGGAAGCAGTAAAAGTGTTGGACGCTGTCGCGCAGCGGTTTTCTCGTGAATTCGTTTACGAGACTCTGCCCATCGGAGGAAATGCGATTGATGATTTTCAGGATCCGCTTCCTCCCCACACAGTAAAAGGGCTGAAGGAATCCGACGCGATCCTGTTGGGAGCGGTTGGCGGACCGAAATGGGATCAGAATCCATCCCATTTGCGACCCGAGTCCGGACTTTTGCGGATGCGCAAAGAACTTGGCGTTTTTGCCAATCTGCGTCCGATAACGGCGTTCGAACCGTTGTTGCATGCGTCCACACTCAAAAAAGAAGTGCTGTCCGGTGTTGACTTTCTGATTTTGAGAGAGCTGACAGGCGGCATCTACTTTGGTGAAAAAAGGCGTACGGCTACTGAAACGGGCGAACTGGCAACCGATACACTTGTTTATTCTACGCAGGAGATTGAGCGAATTGTGCGTATGGCGTTCGATATAGCCAGAAAGCGCAAGAAGATTCTCCATTCTGTAGACAAGGCGAATGTGCTCGAATCCTCGCGTCTCTGGCGTGAAACGGTGAATCGCATCGGGAAAGATTATCCGGATGTGAAATGTGAACATATTCTGGTGGACAATTGCGCCATGCAGTTAATCCGTAATCCTCGACAGTTTGACGTGGTTGTAACGGAAAATATGTTTGGCGACATTCTATCGGATGAAGCAGCGATGCTGACAGGTTCAATCGGAATGCTGCCGTCTGCAAGTCTCGGAGCTTCTGTCGGGCTTTATGAACCGTGTCACGGTTCCGCGCCGGATATTGCAGGCCGTGGGATCGCCAACCCGTTAGGGACGATTTTGTCATCTGCGATGCTGCTTCGCCATTCCTTTGGATGGGAGGCGGAGGCAGCTGCCATTGAAGAAGCGGTCTACGAAGTTCTTTCGAAAGGCGTTCGATCAGCCGATCTGGCGACACCTGATGAAAAAACCGTATCCACTTCCGAAATGGGGGATCTGGTCGTACAGTCGATTCGTTCCAAAGTTGCGTCTTGAGTTTAAAAATTTCCCTGACTGAGTCGGGGAATTTTTTTTTGAAAATTAGGTCTTAAGCACCTAATCGAATGGGTAGAGTTTGCAGTATAGTTTATGTACCTATATTTTCCATGCAGATAAATGCGAGAGGATGAGAAGGGGTGGGGCGAAATGAGGCAAAGAGAATATTATCGAATACCGCTGACTACTTTTTGCTCACTTCGCCTGCGGAAATTAGGTGGTAAAATGCTGCCGGCAGAAGAGGAATTTGAGGTAGAAATCCAAAACATATCCGGCGGCGGCCTCTGTTTTTTATCTGATCGTGAACTGCCGGTCAGCGAGTATTTGGAGTGGCAATTTGCAATTGACATCGGGGACCGGGAAATTGAGGTATACGGACAACTCGTTTGGATGGAGAAGAAAGAGGAACTCTACTTGTATGGTGTCAAGTTTGTATTTCTTGAAGAAACCGAACAGCGGAACCTGATAACCAGCATTAATACTATTCAGATACGTAGGCGTCAACGAGAAAAATATATTACAGGTTAAACCGGAGAGACAATCTCCGGTTTTTTATGAATAAACGCCTATTTTCCCGAATTTCATGACAAACGTAACAGAGGCGCATATACTGCAAGTGATATTTGACTATGGGGGAGGACGAATCAATTGATAACACACCTGGTCCAACAAGGTGACACGTTATGGAAAATTGCCCAAAAGAACGGTGTGACGCTAAGTTCGTTGATTGCGGCAAATCCGCAAATCCCGGATCCGGATAAACTTGATGTAGGTCAGGTAATTCACATTCCTGTCCACGGCAATATGCCGGAGCCCACCGGTACGATGACGACGTATACGGTTCAGGAAGGCGATACGTTATGGAAAATCGCAAAAGAAACCGGTAATTCATTGGCGAATGTAATTGCAGCAAATCCGCAAATCGCCAATCCTGAAATGATTGCGCCGGGTCAGATCATCAATATTCCGGCTCCCTATTCGATTGGACATGGAGGGCTGTTGCATCACAAACATCTGAAAATGCCTATGACAAAAGAACAAATGACCATGCCGATAGCAAAAGAACAAGCGATGATGCCAATAGCAAAAGAAAAATTGACTATGCCGAAACCGAAAGAGATGGTGACGAAACCGATTGAAGTAGCTCCGGTTCCCGTACCCGCTCCTGTTACTCCTCCACCTGCCCCAGTCAAAGAAGAGACAACGATTATTCAACATGTGGACGTCGAACTGGATTATGAGCCGCATTATACGAAAGTTGAGATCAAAGAACAACCAAAGCCGAAAGAAATGCCGAAACCGAAGCTGAAAGAAATGCCGAAACCAACGCCGGTTGTACAGCCAATCCAATATATGCCAATGCCGTGTCCGCCGCCGATGGTGATTGACTGTACGCCGTGCAGTCCCTGTCCGCCCGGAATGTATCCCGCTTTAATGGATGAATTTGGAAACCTATATCCGTATCCAGGGCTGGCACCGGCGGGGTATCCGGCGTATGCTCCCTATGGGGTAACCGGACCTGCCATGTATCCGTATGCAACGGGACTCCCGGGAATCAGTGCGGATATGTATCCGGCTGCTCCGAAACCATATGGAATGGGGATGGCCGGTACGAAGATGTATGAAACGGGTATGATGCCATACGGAAAGGGATACGGGATGCCAGCATACCGCAATGAGTGCCAACAGCCTAATCCGAATGGTCAGAGATGAGGTAATTTGATTATAGGATATACTTGTGACACCGAAAGAATGGTTTTTGTTTCTTTTCGGTGTCTGTTTGTGTACTCAGCATGAATCGGCCTTCCATTCTGGAGCAGACCAATCTTCCGGTCCGGAGCTTTGTTTTTTTTAACAAGAATTGTATACTTACAGATAAAGTGAAAGGCGAGAATCCAATAAATCCTGGTGATTGGGAGTGGTGATGCGCATGGTGGAAAGAAAAGTGGTAAAAGTAGTGGCGGGTCCCTACAGTCCGAGTTACGGAATCGTACGTGCCGAATCTGGCGACATGATAACCTGCCTTTTGTCGGGAGAGTACTTTGCCAAGGGGGAGGTTGCTCTATCGGCGGATGCGGTGGAACCGGTAGCGGATAGTCGCGCAGGGCTGGCTTATCACACGATTGACAGTCTGGTATGGTGGATACGCGACAGGGTGTCCACTGCAAAGATGAAAGGTGTCGTTGTGGGAGTTTCGGGCGGTATTGACAGCGCGGTTGTTTCCGCCTTGTGCCAAAAAGCATTTCCTGATCAATCACTGGGGTTAATTATGCCCTGTCGAAGTATTCCGGAAGATCGGCAGTACGCGGAACAAATTTGCCATTCAATCGGTTTGACATATAAAGTGGTTGATTTGTCTGATACATATGACACACTGGTGAAAACGGCACAGACATCGGGTCTGATCGGAGAACGTTCACATCCGTTGGTCGGCGGCAATTTAAAAGCCCGTTTACGGATGTCGACTCTCTACCTGGCGGCTCAGGAACGAGGCTATTTGGTGGTCGGCACAGACAATGCGCCCGAAAGCATAACCGGTTATTTTACCAAATACGGAGACGGGGGCGTCGACATTCTGCCGATCAGTTCCCTGTTAAAAAGACAGGTGCGGGAATTGGCCAAGTATCTCAGTATTCCGGCTGCCGTGATTGAGAAACCGCCTTCTGCCGGTCTGTATGAGGGTCAGACCGATGAATCGGAAATGGGTTTGCGGTATGAAGATATTGATGACTATATTTGCGGATTTGAGATACCGGACGATATCAGGGAACGGATTCAGCTGATGGAGGCGCGAAGCCAGCACAAACGTGAACTGCCGCCTTCCGCCCCAAAAGAAATGAATGTGCTGCCCCAAAAATTTTAACAGTGGTTCATTTCGTGAGGCATTTCTTTATGAAAGGCAAATGGTTGAATCTATTCTTAGAAGTCGTTCCATGGCCTAACTTCCGACTGTGAAGTTAGGCTTTTTATTTTGGGGGTAATACCCGAAATTAAATCGTTTGTGAAAATTACGACGGGTGGAGATTTCTCGGGAATTTTACTATGACTGGAACCTGGTTAACAAGACTGGCGTTTTTGTCGGGCTCAGTCCGGCGCCGCTGCTGGCAGAAAAGGATATCCGAGAAGATTTTATAGGCAAGGAGCGTCTTGAAGAGGAGCTTATTCATATCAGTCAAAATGCGCAAAAAGCTCCCGATCGGATCTACTCTTGTCAAATGGATGACCGAACCGTATTGATCATACGTGAAGGTTTGGAAAAAAGGTATCTGCACAACAATGGCCATTTTGAGGAGTACCTGAAGAGGCAAGTGGTTGATTCGTTTGTTGATTGGGATTTTGATCAGGATAAAAGCGTCATCGTGGTTATTTTAAATCGGAATCCGGCAGATGCACATGAGTGATGATCAAACGGATCGCGTTTGATAAGAGAACCGGGCCAAAATCCTGTGCGGATAAGAGTCCGGTTTTTGTGTTCCAAATGTTATACTAGCGGTATATACATTCAGGGGGCGAGGGGGGTTCGCTGTGGAAGCAATCGATCCGCGCATTCCGGCGACGATTCTGACAGGCGCGTTGGGAAGCGGCAAAACAACCTTGTTAAATTACATACTGCAGGAAAATCATGGGTTGAAAGTAGCGGTAATCGTCAATGAGTTTGGCGAGGTCTCGATCGATCATCACCTGGTCGTGGGAACGGATGAAGAAGTTGTGGAACTGGCTAACGGATGTATCTGCTGTACGGTTCGGGATGATTTGCAGCGTGCCGTGACAAGCGTGTTAGCGCGACTCGACAGACCGCAATATATACTTGTAGAAACGACTGGATTGGCGGATCCTCGTCCGGTTGCCCAGACGTTTTTAATTGATGAATTGTCTGAACAGGTTCGCTTGGATGCGATTGTGACGGTTGTTGATGCATCCCGTTTCGATGAGAACCTGGAGTTGAGCGGGACAACGGCGGATCAAATTTTGGCAGGGGATATTTTGCTATTGAATAAAACGGACTTGGTATCGAATGAAAAGGTGGCGCAGATCGAAACGGAAATTGCCGATATGAATCCGGTCGCCCGTGTACTGCGGACCACGAATTCGCAAGTCGATTTGAGACTTTTGCTGGATGTCGGCATGTTTCAGTTGGAACGGATGTTGGAGGGAGACAGCGCGGATTTGATCGCGTTGGAAGAATGTCCGGACTGTTCGGCAGGTGTTCCGCATTCGCATGCACACAGTCATCTGCACGATGACGATATTTCATCCGTTTCGTTTATATCGGAGCGTCCGTTCGATTATGAAAAATTCGGGGAACTGATGTCCGATTTGCCGCAGGGCATTTTTCGCGGCAAGGGAATCTTGTGGATCGACGGGTATGAGGAAAAACTGATTTTTCATTTGGTCGGAGATCGCAGTCAGGCGGTAGCTGACGGTGTCTGGGGCGACCGGAAGGAAAACAGGCTTGTTTTTATCGGCAAACATCTGGACCGGGACAGTTTGTTGCAGCGGCTGCAGACCTGTCTGGTTTGACGCGGAAACAA
The sequence above is a segment of the Effusibacillus dendaii genome. Coding sequences within it:
- a CDS encoding ketol-acid reductoisomerase, with protein sequence MKMYYDQDADLKALHGKTVAVVGYGSQGHAQAQNLRESGVKVIVAGRPGKSWKQAENDGFEVMTVSEATKAADIVQILMPDERQGQVYREEIEPNLRAGQMLMFSHGFNIHFGQITPPADVDVAMVAPKSPGHLVRRVFTEGGGVPGLVAIHQDATGKAKELALAYAKGIGCTRAGVFETSFREETETDLFGEQAVLCGGASELVKAGFETLVEAGYSPEIAYFECLHELKLIVDLMYEGGLARMRYSISDTAEFGDYVTGPRIVTEETRKEMKRVLEEIQRGEFAKKWILENQAGRPTYNAIKRREAEHQIEQVGSRLREMMSWINR
- a CDS encoding 2-isopropylmalate synthase; its protein translation is MRKIEVFDTTLRDGEQSPGVNLNLEEKLEIARQLARLGVNIIEAGFAASSKGDFESVQRIANEIRGVTVCSLSRSVKFDIEQSYEALKGADNPRIHVFLATSPIHMQHKLRMTPEQVLEQIDSAVRLAKGFVSDVEFSAEDGGRSDLDFLVKVAEVAAKAGATVLNIPDTVGYLTPSEYAHIFRYVRENAKGADKIKLSAHCHDDLGMATANTLAAIAAGIDQIEGTINGIGERAGNVAIEEVALALYTRPQFYQAATGLELAEIARTSRMVSKLTGMVVQPNKAIIGANAFAHESGIHQDGVLKEKSTYEIIRPEIVGMGDSKLVLGKLSGRHAFKDHLVSLGYELEGDALNTAFRKFKDLCDRKKYVTDEDILALLNDVETDTSKLAYRFEFMQVSCGTQGVPTATIGLVDDEKGLLQEAAVGNGSVDAIYRAIDRITNEEVELLQYQIDSVTGGQDALGEVRVQIRQDDIVANGRAVSTDVLEASARAYLDAINRMITKRMDTHGKEYRRRQEKVDLHV
- a CDS encoding CobW family GTP-binding protein; protein product: MEAIDPRIPATILTGALGSGKTTLLNYILQENHGLKVAVIVNEFGEVSIDHHLVVGTDEEVVELANGCICCTVRDDLQRAVTSVLARLDRPQYILVETTGLADPRPVAQTFLIDELSEQVRLDAIVTVVDASRFDENLELSGTTADQILAGDILLLNKTDLVSNEKVAQIETEIADMNPVARVLRTTNSQVDLRLLLDVGMFQLERMLEGDSADLIALEECPDCSAGVPHSHAHSHLHDDDISSVSFISERPFDYEKFGELMSDLPQGIFRGKGILWIDGYEEKLIFHLVGDRSQAVADGVWGDRKENRLVFIGKHLDRDSLLQRLQTCLV
- the leuB gene encoding 3-isopropylmalate dehydrogenase; translated protein: MSKKIALLPGDGIGPEIVAEAVKVLDAVAQRFSREFVYETLPIGGNAIDDFQDPLPPHTVKGLKESDAILLGAVGGPKWDQNPSHLRPESGLLRMRKELGVFANLRPITAFEPLLHASTLKKEVLSGVDFLILRELTGGIYFGEKRRTATETGELATDTLVYSTQEIERIVRMAFDIARKRKKILHSVDKANVLESSRLWRETVNRIGKDYPDVKCEHILVDNCAMQLIRNPRQFDVVVTENMFGDILSDEAAMLTGSIGMLPSASLGASVGLYEPCHGSAPDIAGRGIANPLGTILSSAMLLRHSFGWEAEAAAIEEAVYEVLSKGVRSADLATPDEKTVSTSEMGDLVVQSIRSKVAS
- the nadE gene encoding NAD(+) synthase; the encoded protein is MVERKVVKVVAGPYSPSYGIVRAESGDMITCLLSGEYFAKGEVALSADAVEPVADSRAGLAYHTIDSLVWWIRDRVSTAKMKGVVVGVSGGIDSAVVSALCQKAFPDQSLGLIMPCRSIPEDRQYAEQICHSIGLTYKVVDLSDTYDTLVKTAQTSGLIGERSHPLVGGNLKARLRMSTLYLAAQERGYLVVGTDNAPESITGYFTKYGDGGVDILPISSLLKRQVRELAKYLSIPAAVIEKPPSAGLYEGQTDESEMGLRYEDIDDYICGFEIPDDIRERIQLMEARSQHKRELPPSAPKEMNVLPQKF
- a CDS encoding LysM peptidoglycan-binding domain-containing protein gives rise to the protein MITHLVQQGDTLWKIAQKNGVTLSSLIAANPQIPDPDKLDVGQVIHIPVHGNMPEPTGTMTTYTVQEGDTLWKIAKETGNSLANVIAANPQIANPEMIAPGQIINIPAPYSIGHGGLLHHKHLKMPMTKEQMTMPIAKEQAMMPIAKEKLTMPKPKEMVTKPIEVAPVPVPAPVTPPPAPVKEETTIIQHVDVELDYEPHYTKVEIKEQPKPKEMPKPKLKEMPKPTPVVQPIQYMPMPCPPPMVIDCTPCSPCPPGMYPALMDEFGNLYPYPGLAPAGYPAYAPYGVTGPAMYPYATGLPGISADMYPAAPKPYGMGMAGTKMYETGMMPYGKGYGMPAYRNECQQPNPNGQR
- a CDS encoding PilZ domain-containing protein, giving the protein MRQREYYRIPLTTFCSLRLRKLGGKMLPAEEEFEVEIQNISGGGLCFLSDRELPVSEYLEWQFAIDIGDREIEVYGQLVWMEKKEELYLYGVKFVFLEETEQRNLITSINTIQIRRRQREKYITG